A genome region from Streptomyces xanthophaeus includes the following:
- the pspAA gene encoding PspA-associated protein PspAA, with protein sequence MIVRIMGEGQVEVADSHFPELNKLDDELLAEMESGDEEGFRRTLGALLDAVRRLGTPLPDDALEPSELILPGDDAALDEVREMLSDDGLIPG encoded by the coding sequence ATGATTGTCCGCATCATGGGGGAAGGCCAGGTGGAAGTGGCCGACAGCCACTTCCCCGAGCTCAACAAGCTGGACGACGAACTGCTCGCGGAGATGGAGAGCGGTGACGAGGAGGGCTTCCGGCGGACACTGGGCGCGCTGCTCGACGCCGTACGGCGGCTCGGCACGCCGCTCCCGGACGATGCGCTGGAGCCGTCCGAGCTGATCCTCCCCGGTGATGACGCCGCCCTGGACGAGGTCAGGGAGATGCTCAGCGACGACGGCCTGATCCCGGGCTGA
- the cobS gene encoding adenosylcobinamide-GDP ribazoletransferase has product MTDSYDGPPQMPPPERASFPDGIRFAFGTLTVLPARITRWDRPAARTGMACAPLAGLVVGVLAALPGALLLLLGGGPLLAAVVTVAVPAALTRGLHLDGLADTADGLGSAKPADEALRIMKQSDIGPFGVVALVIVLLLQAAALSDIYADSWIRGALAAVVAAVAARLAMTLACREGVPAARPGGLGAAVAGVVPRRAAVLIAVLVTALAAAAALPLGLTAAGRSAAAVLAALLAAELLLRRCVRRFDGVTGDVFGALAEVAATTTLIVLALG; this is encoded by the coding sequence ATGACAGATTCGTACGACGGCCCGCCCCAGATGCCGCCCCCGGAACGCGCCTCGTTCCCCGACGGCATCCGTTTCGCGTTCGGCACCCTCACCGTGCTGCCCGCCCGCATCACCCGCTGGGACCGCCCCGCCGCCCGCACCGGAATGGCCTGCGCCCCGCTCGCCGGGCTGGTCGTGGGCGTGCTCGCGGCCCTGCCCGGAGCGCTCCTGCTGCTGCTCGGCGGGGGCCCGCTCCTCGCCGCGGTCGTCACCGTCGCCGTACCGGCCGCGCTGACCCGGGGACTGCACCTCGACGGCCTCGCCGACACGGCCGACGGCCTCGGCAGCGCCAAACCCGCCGACGAGGCCCTGCGGATCATGAAACAGTCCGACATCGGCCCCTTCGGCGTCGTGGCGCTGGTGATCGTGCTGCTCCTGCAGGCGGCCGCCCTGTCCGACATCTACGCCGACAGCTGGATCCGCGGCGCCCTCGCCGCCGTGGTCGCCGCCGTGGCGGCCCGCCTCGCCATGACCCTGGCCTGCCGGGAAGGCGTCCCGGCGGCCCGCCCCGGGGGACTCGGCGCCGCCGTCGCCGGGGTGGTCCCGCGGCGCGCCGCCGTCCTGATCGCCGTGCTCGTCACCGCCCTGGCCGCGGCCGCCGCACTCCCGCTGGGCCTGACCGCGGCCGGCCGGAGCGCGGCGGCGGTCCTGGCCGCCCTGCTCGCCGCGGAACTGCTGCTCCGCCGCTGCGTGCGCCGCTTCGACGGGGTCACCGGCGACGTCTTCGGCGCCCTGGCCGAGGTCGCGGCGACCACCACCCTGATCGTCCTCGCCCTGGGCTGA
- a CDS encoding response regulator, with protein sequence MDQPSTDLPSATPVRVLLADDQALLRSAFKVLVDSEPDMEVVGEASDGAQAFELARRMRPDVVLMDIRMPGTDGLAATRMISADPELAGVRVVMLTTFEVDEYVVSALRAGASGFLGKGAEPEELLNAIRVAAAGEALLSPAATKGLIATFLAQGGGADPAAAGASAGAHAERLAALTVREREVLVHVAAGLSNDGIAGRLEVSPLTVKTHVNRAMAKLGARDRAQLVVIAYESGLVRPRAE encoded by the coding sequence GTGGACCAACCTTCGACGGACCTGCCCTCCGCCACGCCCGTCAGGGTGCTGCTCGCCGACGACCAGGCGCTGCTGCGCAGCGCCTTCAAGGTGCTCGTCGACTCCGAGCCCGACATGGAGGTCGTCGGGGAGGCCTCCGACGGGGCGCAGGCCTTCGAACTCGCCCGCCGGATGCGCCCCGACGTCGTCCTCATGGACATCCGCATGCCCGGCACCGACGGGCTTGCCGCCACCCGCATGATCAGCGCGGACCCGGAACTGGCCGGCGTGCGCGTGGTGATGCTGACGACCTTCGAGGTCGACGAGTACGTGGTCTCGGCCCTGCGGGCCGGCGCCTCCGGCTTCCTCGGCAAGGGCGCCGAGCCCGAGGAACTGCTCAACGCCATCCGTGTCGCCGCGGCCGGCGAGGCACTGCTCTCCCCGGCCGCCACCAAGGGGCTCATCGCCACCTTCCTCGCCCAGGGCGGCGGCGCCGACCCGGCCGCCGCCGGAGCTTCGGCCGGGGCGCACGCGGAGCGGCTCGCCGCGCTGACCGTCCGGGAGCGCGAGGTCCTCGTACACGTCGCGGCCGGGCTGTCGAACGACGGGATCGCCGGGCGGCTGGAGGTCAGCCCGCTGACCGTCAAGACCCACGTGAACCGGGCCATGGCCAAGCTCGGCGCCCGCGACCGGGCCCAATTGGTGGTTATTGCCTACGAATCGGGACTGGTCCGCCCACGCGCGGAGTAG
- a CDS encoding efflux RND transporter permease subunit: MSWLSRFSLAQRALVGLVSIVALLFGAIAIPQLKQQLLPSIELPMVSVLAPYQGASPDVVEKQVVEPIESMLKGVDGITGITSTASEGNALIMATFDYGDSGTKQLVADVQQAVNRARVRLPAEVDPQVVAGSTDDIPTVILAVTADKDQQALADQLERSVVPVLSDIEGVGQVTVDGVQDLQVTVTPDNAKLAAAGLDGAKLAEGLQAGGAAVPAGSFDEAGKNRTVRVGGGYTSLAQLEELRLTPGPGKPAVRLADVATVKQEPAKAVSITRTNGKPSLALVLTMDKDGSAVAISDAVKDKLPELRTALGAGADLTVVSDQGPAVAKSISSLTTEGMLGLLFAVIVILVFLASLRSTLVTAVSIPLSVVLALIVLWTRDLSLNMLTLGALTIAIGRVVDDSIVVLENIKRHLGYGEEREAAIITAVKEVAGAVTSSTLTTVAVFLPIGLTGGMIGELFGSFSLTVTAALLASLLVSLTVVPVLSYWFLSAPKGVEPGNAESAAKARREAEEKEARSRLQLLYVRVLGFATRRRLTSVAIAVVVLFGTFGMTPMLKTNFFDQGEQEVLTVKQELAPGTSLAASDDASRKIEQVLASVEGVKSYQVTVGSSGFLAAFGGGTGSNQASYQVSLKDSGKADAVKKGIEGKLAALDGIGETRIVAGDGFGSQNLSVVVKAGDGKVLAEAAEQVRIEVAKLKNVADVQSDLSQSVPRISVTATPKAAEAGLNQAALGAIVAQAVRGNPAGKAVLDDTERDIVIRSAQPATTLAELQALQVGPVKLGDIAEVKEVPGPVAMTRIDGARAATVTARPLGDNTGAVSAELQTKLKALDLPEGATASIGGVSEDQDEAFGSLGLAMLAAIAIVFMLLVATFRSLIQPLILLVSIPFAATGALGLLIATGTPMGVPAMIGMLMLIGIVVTNAIVLIDLVNQYRAQGLGVVEAVIEGGRHRLRPILMTALATIFALLPMALGVTGEGGFISQPLAVVVIGGLVSSTLLTLLLVPTLYTMVELRKERRRAKRSAKREARLTVVPAPSATEEEVPAKA, from the coding sequence ATGTCGTGGCTGTCCCGCTTCAGCCTGGCCCAAAGGGCCTTGGTCGGCCTCGTGTCGATCGTCGCGCTCCTCTTCGGCGCCATAGCCATCCCGCAGCTCAAGCAGCAGCTGCTGCCCTCCATCGAATTGCCGATGGTGTCCGTGCTCGCGCCGTACCAGGGCGCCTCGCCCGACGTGGTCGAGAAGCAGGTCGTCGAACCGATCGAGTCCATGCTCAAGGGCGTCGACGGCATCACCGGCATCACCTCCACCGCCAGCGAGGGCAACGCCCTCATCATGGCCACCTTCGACTACGGCGACAGCGGCACCAAGCAGCTCGTCGCCGACGTCCAGCAGGCCGTGAACCGGGCCCGCGTCCGGCTGCCCGCCGAGGTGGACCCGCAGGTCGTGGCCGGCTCCACGGACGACATCCCGACCGTCATCCTGGCCGTCACCGCCGACAAGGACCAGCAGGCGCTCGCCGACCAGCTGGAACGTTCCGTCGTCCCCGTCCTCTCGGACATCGAGGGCGTCGGCCAGGTCACCGTCGACGGCGTCCAGGACCTCCAGGTCACCGTCACCCCCGACAACGCCAAGCTCGCGGCCGCCGGCCTCGACGGCGCCAAGCTCGCCGAGGGCCTCCAGGCGGGCGGCGCGGCCGTCCCCGCCGGCTCCTTCGACGAGGCGGGCAAGAACCGCACCGTGCGCGTCGGCGGCGGCTACACCTCCCTCGCCCAGCTGGAGGAGCTGCGCCTGACCCCGGGCCCGGGCAAGCCGGCCGTCCGCCTCGCCGACGTCGCCACCGTGAAGCAGGAGCCGGCCAAGGCCGTCTCCATCACCCGCACCAACGGCAAGCCCAGCCTCGCCCTCGTCCTCACCATGGACAAGGACGGCAGCGCCGTCGCCATCTCCGACGCCGTCAAGGACAAGCTGCCCGAGCTCCGCACCGCGCTCGGCGCCGGCGCCGACCTGACCGTCGTCAGCGACCAGGGCCCGGCCGTCGCCAAGTCCATCTCCAGCCTCACCACCGAAGGCATGCTCGGCCTGCTCTTCGCGGTGATCGTGATCCTGGTCTTCCTGGCCTCGCTGCGCTCCACGCTGGTCACGGCGGTCTCCATCCCGCTGTCCGTCGTCCTCGCGCTCATCGTGCTGTGGACCCGCGACCTCTCGCTCAACATGCTGACCCTGGGCGCCCTCACCATCGCCATCGGCCGCGTGGTCGACGACTCGATCGTGGTCCTGGAGAACATCAAGCGCCACCTCGGCTACGGCGAGGAGCGCGAGGCCGCGATCATCACCGCGGTCAAGGAGGTCGCCGGCGCGGTCACCTCCTCCACCCTCACCACCGTCGCCGTCTTCCTGCCGATCGGCCTCACCGGCGGCATGATCGGCGAGCTCTTCGGCTCCTTCTCGCTCACCGTCACCGCAGCCCTGCTGGCCTCGCTGCTCGTCTCGCTGACGGTCGTACCGGTGCTCTCGTACTGGTTCCTGAGCGCGCCCAAGGGCGTCGAGCCCGGGAACGCCGAAAGCGCCGCCAAGGCCCGCCGCGAGGCCGAGGAGAAGGAGGCGCGCAGCCGCCTCCAGCTCCTCTACGTCCGCGTCCTGGGCTTCGCCACCCGGCGCCGGCTGACCAGTGTGGCCATCGCCGTGGTCGTCCTCTTCGGCACCTTCGGGATGACCCCGATGCTGAAGACCAACTTCTTCGACCAGGGCGAGCAGGAGGTCCTGACGGTCAAGCAGGAACTCGCCCCCGGCACCTCGCTGGCCGCCTCCGACGATGCGAGCCGCAAGATCGAGCAGGTGCTGGCCTCGGTCGAGGGCGTCAAGAGCTACCAGGTCACCGTCGGCTCCTCCGGCTTCCTCGCGGCCTTCGGCGGCGGTACGGGCTCCAACCAGGCCTCGTACCAGGTCAGCCTGAAGGACTCCGGCAAGGCGGACGCCGTCAAGAAGGGCATCGAGGGCAAGCTGGCCGCCCTCGACGGCATCGGCGAGACCCGCATCGTGGCGGGCGACGGCTTCGGCAGCCAGAACCTCAGCGTGGTCGTCAAGGCCGGAGACGGCAAGGTCCTCGCCGAGGCCGCCGAGCAGGTCCGCATCGAGGTCGCCAAGCTCAAGAACGTCGCCGACGTGCAGAGCGACCTCTCCCAGTCCGTCCCCCGCATCTCCGTGACCGCCACCCCCAAGGCGGCCGAGGCCGGCCTGAACCAGGCCGCGCTCGGCGCGATCGTCGCGCAGGCCGTCCGGGGCAACCCGGCGGGCAAGGCCGTGCTCGACGACACCGAGCGGGACATCGTCATCAGGTCCGCACAGCCGGCCACCACCCTGGCCGAACTGCAGGCGCTCCAGGTCGGCCCGGTCAAGCTCGGCGACATCGCCGAGGTCAAGGAGGTCCCCGGCCCGGTCGCGATGACCCGGATTGACGGCGCCCGCGCCGCCACCGTCACCGCACGGCCGCTCGGCGACAACACCGGCGCGGTCAGCGCCGAGCTGCAGACCAAGCTCAAGGCACTGGACCTGCCCGAGGGCGCCACCGCGTCCATCGGTGGCGTCTCCGAGGACCAGGACGAGGCCTTCGGCTCGCTGGGCCTGGCCATGCTCGCGGCCATCGCGATCGTGTTCATGCTGCTGGTCGCCACCTTCCGGTCGCTGATCCAGCCGCTGATCCTGCTGGTCTCCATCCCGTTCGCGGCGACCGGCGCACTCGGCCTGCTCATCGCCACCGGCACTCCGATGGGCGTCCCGGCGATGATCGGCATGCTGATGCTCATCGGCATCGTGGTGACCAACGCGATCGTCCTGATCGACCTGGTCAACCAGTACCGCGCCCAGGGCCTGGGCGTCGTGGAAGCGGTCATCGAGGGCGGCCGCCACCGGCTGCGCCCGATCCTGATGACGGCCCTGGCGACGATCTTCGCGCTGCTCCCGATGGCGCTGGGCGTCACCGGCGAGGGCGGCTTCATCTCGCAGCCGCTCGCGGTCGTGGTGATCGGCGGCCTGGTCAGCTCCACCCTGCTGACGCTGCTGCTCGTACCGACCCTCTACACGATGGTCGAGCTCCGCAAGGAGCGCCGCCGCGCCAAGCGCTCGGCGAAGCGCGAGGCCCGTCTGACGGTGGTCCCGGCCCCCTCCGCCACGGAGGAAGAGGTCCCGGCCAAGGCCTGA
- the nadA gene encoding quinolinate synthase NadA, producing the protein MRVVTTAQPLDVQPTPLALLLLGREADPKSERGVECPGDLPSPSDPNLVERARAAKEKLGDKVFILGHHYQRDEVIEFADVTGDSFKLAKDAAAKPEAEYIVFCGVHFMAESADILTSDDQKVVLPDLAAGCSMADMATAEQVAECWDVLTEAGIADVTVPVSYMNSSADIKAFTGKHGGTICTSSNAKKALEWAFEQGEKILFLPDQHLGRNTAVRDMGMSLDDCVLYNPHKPNGGLTVEQLRNAKMILWRGHCSVHGRFSVDSVNDVRARIPGVNVLVHPECKHEVVAAADYVGSTEYIIKALEAAPAGSKWAIGTELNLVRRLANRFAAEDKEVVFLDKTVCFCSTMNRIDLPHLVWTLESLAEGNLVNQIQVDKETESFAKLALERMLALP; encoded by the coding sequence GTGCGTGTCGTGACCACCGCCCAGCCTTTGGACGTCCAGCCGACGCCCCTTGCCCTGCTGCTGCTCGGCCGTGAGGCCGACCCCAAGAGCGAGCGCGGGGTGGAGTGCCCCGGCGACCTGCCCTCGCCGTCGGACCCGAACCTCGTGGAGCGCGCCCGCGCGGCCAAGGAGAAGCTCGGGGACAAGGTCTTCATCCTGGGCCACCACTACCAGCGTGACGAGGTCATCGAGTTCGCGGACGTCACCGGCGACTCCTTCAAGCTGGCCAAGGACGCGGCCGCCAAGCCGGAGGCCGAGTACATCGTCTTCTGCGGCGTGCACTTCATGGCCGAGTCCGCGGACATCCTGACCTCGGACGACCAGAAGGTGGTCCTGCCGGACCTGGCCGCCGGCTGCTCGATGGCCGACATGGCCACCGCTGAGCAGGTCGCGGAGTGCTGGGACGTGCTGACCGAGGCCGGCATCGCCGACGTCACGGTGCCCGTCTCGTACATGAACTCCTCCGCCGACATCAAGGCCTTCACCGGCAAGCACGGCGGCACGATCTGTACCTCGTCCAACGCGAAGAAGGCCCTGGAGTGGGCGTTCGAGCAGGGCGAGAAGATCCTCTTCCTCCCGGACCAGCACCTGGGCCGCAACACCGCCGTCCGCGACATGGGCATGTCCCTGGACGACTGCGTGCTCTACAACCCGCACAAGCCGAACGGCGGCCTCACCGTCGAGCAGCTGCGGAACGCCAAGATGATCCTGTGGCGCGGGCACTGCTCGGTGCACGGCCGGTTCTCGGTCGACTCGGTCAACGACGTCCGCGCCCGGATCCCCGGCGTGAACGTCCTGGTCCACCCCGAGTGCAAGCACGAGGTCGTGGCGGCCGCGGACTACGTCGGCTCGACGGAGTACATCATCAAGGCGCTGGAGGCGGCCCCGGCCGGTTCCAAGTGGGCCATCGGCACGGAGCTGAACCTGGTCCGCCGCCTGGCGAACCGATTCGCCGCCGAGGACAAGGAAGTCGTCTTCCTCGACAAGACGGTCTGCTTCTGCTCGACGATGAACCGCATCGACCTCCCGCACCTGGTGTGGACCCTGGAGTCCCTGGCCGAGGGCAACCTCGTCAACCAGATCCAGGTCGACAAGGAGACGGAGAGCTTCGCGAAGCTCGCGCTGGAGCGGATGCTGGCGCTCCCGTAG
- the erpA gene encoding iron-sulfur cluster insertion protein ErpA codes for MSVQDDKTTVSDGILLSDAAAEKVRTLLEQEGRDDLALRVAVQPGGCSGLRYQLFFDERSLDGDVVKDFDGVKVVTDRMSSPYLHGASIDFVDTIEKQGFTIDNPNATGSCACGDSFS; via the coding sequence ATGTCCGTACAGGACGACAAGACCACTGTGAGCGACGGCATCCTCCTGTCCGACGCCGCCGCCGAGAAGGTCAGGACCCTGCTGGAGCAGGAAGGCCGCGATGACCTGGCCCTCCGCGTCGCCGTCCAGCCCGGTGGCTGCTCCGGCCTGCGCTACCAGCTCTTCTTCGACGAGCGCTCCCTCGACGGCGACGTCGTGAAGGACTTCGACGGTGTGAAGGTCGTCACGGACCGGATGAGCTCTCCGTACCTCCACGGTGCCTCCATCGACTTCGTCGACACCATCGAGAAGCAGGGCTTCACGATCGACAACCCGAACGCCACGGGCTCCTGCGCCTGCGGCGACTCGTTCAGCTAG
- a CDS encoding carbohydrate kinase family protein: protein MRIAVTGSIATDHLMTFPGRFADQLVADQLHTVSLSFLVDNLDVRRGGVGPNICFGMGQLGSRPILVGAAGSDFDEYRAWLDRHGVDTESVRISEVLHTARFVCTTDSDHNQIGSFYTGAMSEARLIELKAVADRVGGLDLVLIGADDPEAMLRHTEECRTRGIPFAADFSQQIARMDGDNIRTLMEGATFLFSNEYEKGLIESKSGWTDEEILSKVGTRVTTLGSNGVRIERVGEEPIVVGCPEETAKVDPTGVGDAFRAGFLTGLGWGVGLERAAQLGCMLATLVIETLGTQEYALARAHFMERFTKAYGEEAAAEVRAHLA, encoded by the coding sequence GTGCGCATCGCAGTCACCGGCTCCATCGCCACCGACCACCTCATGACCTTCCCCGGCCGTTTCGCCGACCAGCTGGTCGCGGACCAGCTGCACACGGTCTCCCTCTCCTTCCTCGTCGACAACCTCGACGTCCGGCGGGGCGGTGTCGGCCCGAACATCTGCTTCGGTATGGGGCAGCTCGGCAGCCGCCCGATCCTCGTCGGAGCCGCCGGCTCCGACTTCGACGAATACCGCGCCTGGCTGGACCGGCACGGCGTCGACACCGAGTCCGTCCGAATCTCCGAGGTGCTGCACACCGCGCGCTTCGTGTGCACCACGGACTCCGACCACAACCAGATCGGCTCCTTCTACACGGGCGCGATGAGCGAGGCCCGCCTGATCGAGCTCAAGGCCGTGGCCGACCGGGTGGGCGGGCTCGACCTCGTCCTCATCGGCGCGGACGACCCCGAGGCGATGCTGCGCCACACGGAGGAGTGCCGTACGCGCGGGATCCCCTTCGCCGCCGACTTCTCGCAGCAGATCGCCCGCATGGACGGCGACAACATCCGCACCCTGATGGAGGGCGCGACCTTCCTCTTCTCGAACGAGTACGAGAAGGGCCTCATCGAGTCGAAGTCCGGCTGGACCGACGAGGAGATCCTGTCGAAGGTCGGCACCCGCGTGACCACGCTGGGCTCCAACGGCGTCCGGATCGAGCGCGTCGGCGAGGAGCCGATCGTGGTCGGCTGCCCGGAGGAGACCGCGAAGGTCGACCCGACGGGTGTCGGCGACGCGTTCCGCGCCGGGTTCCTGACCGGTCTGGGCTGGGGCGTCGGCCTGGAGCGTGCGGCGCAGCTGGGCTGCATGCTCGCGACGCTGGTCATCGAGACCCTGGGCACCCAGGAGTACGCGCTGGCCCGCGCCCACTTCATGGAGCGCTTCACGAAGGCCTACGGCGAGGAAGCCGCGGCAGAGGTCCGCGCCCACCTCGCCTGA
- a CDS encoding cysteine desulfurase/sulfurtransferase TusA family protein translates to MPYFDSASAAPLHPVARQALQAALDEGWADPARLYREGRRARLLLDAAREAAAEAVGCRADELVFTPSGTHAVHTGVAGVLAGRRRVGSHLVVSAVEHSSVLHAAEVHEARGGTVTEVPVDRWGAVTPAAYADALTPESALACLQSANHEVGTVQPVAEVAEVCAAAGVPLLVDAAQSLGWGPVEGAWSVLAASAHKWGGPPGVGLLAVRKGVRFSPQGPADERESGRSPGFTNLPAIVAAAASLRAVRAEADAEAARLRVLVDRIRRRVVRLVPDVEVVGDPERRLPHLVTFSCLYVDGETLLHELDRAGFSVSSGSSCTSSTLTPSHVLRAMGVLSEGNVRVSLPPGTPAEEVNAFLEVLPRAVADVRERLGVSEPPEVAPVADSLELDALGLRCPQPVIELARAIVTVPVGGTVTVVSDDEVARLDIPAWCAMRGHTYVGETPREVGSAYTVRRSARSSPSGV, encoded by the coding sequence ATGCCGTACTTCGACAGCGCGTCCGCCGCTCCCCTGCACCCCGTGGCCCGCCAGGCGTTGCAGGCCGCCCTGGACGAGGGCTGGGCCGATCCGGCCCGGCTCTACCGGGAGGGCAGGCGCGCCCGGCTGCTGCTGGACGCGGCGCGGGAGGCCGCGGCGGAGGCGGTGGGATGCCGGGCCGACGAGCTCGTGTTCACTCCTTCGGGGACGCACGCGGTTCACACGGGGGTGGCGGGGGTCCTCGCGGGGCGCCGGCGCGTCGGAAGTCATCTGGTCGTATCGGCGGTCGAACACAGTTCTGTATTGCATGCGGCCGAGGTGCACGAGGCGCGCGGCGGGACCGTGACCGAGGTCCCGGTGGACCGGTGGGGCGCGGTGACGCCCGCCGCCTACGCGGACGCGCTCACCCCGGAGAGCGCCCTCGCCTGCCTCCAGTCGGCCAACCACGAGGTGGGCACCGTCCAGCCGGTGGCGGAGGTGGCCGAGGTCTGCGCGGCGGCCGGGGTGCCGCTGCTGGTGGACGCGGCCCAGTCGCTGGGCTGGGGTCCGGTGGAGGGCGCCTGGTCCGTGCTGGCCGCGAGTGCGCACAAGTGGGGCGGCCCGCCCGGGGTCGGCCTGCTGGCGGTCCGCAAGGGGGTGCGTTTCTCCCCTCAAGGGCCTGCGGACGAGAGGGAGTCGGGGCGCTCCCCCGGCTTCACGAACCTGCCCGCGATCGTGGCCGCGGCGGCTTCCCTGCGGGCTGTACGGGCCGAGGCGGACGCGGAGGCGGCCCGGCTGCGGGTCCTGGTGGACCGCATCCGGCGGCGGGTGGTGCGGCTGGTCCCGGACGTGGAGGTGGTGGGCGATCCGGAGCGGCGGCTGCCGCACCTGGTCACCTTCTCCTGCCTGTACGTCGACGGGGAGACGCTGCTGCACGAGCTGGACCGGGCCGGTTTCTCGGTCTCCTCCGGCTCCTCGTGCACGAGCTCCACGCTGACCCCCAGTCACGTGCTGCGGGCGATGGGCGTGCTGTCGGAGGGGAACGTACGGGTGTCCCTGCCGCCGGGGACCCCGGCGGAGGAGGTCAACGCGTTCCTGGAGGTGCTGCCGCGCGCGGTGGCGGACGTACGGGAACGGCTCGGCGTGTCGGAGCCGCCGGAGGTGGCGCCGGTGGCGGACTCCCTGGAGCTGGACGCGCTCGGGCTGCGGTGTCCCCAGCCGGTGATCGAACTGGCCCGGGCCATCGTGACGGTCCCGGTGGGCGGGACCGTCACGGTCGTCTCCGACGACGAGGTGGCGCGGCTGGACATCCCGGCGTGGTGCGCGATGCGGGGCCACACGTATGTGGGCGAGACCCCCCGCGAGGTCGGCTCCGCCTACACGGTCCGCCGCTCCGCCAGATCCAGCCCCTCCGGCGTTTGA
- the ctaC gene encoding aa3-type cytochrome oxidase subunit II, which produces MSPYGSDRSPRRPMRRKLLQALTAGVVLATATGCSYTWKDFPRLGMPTPVTEEAPRILSLWQGSWAAALVTGILVWGLIIWSVIFHRRSRTKIEVPAQTRYNMPIEALYTVVPLIIVSVLFYFTARDESKLLALTPKPPHTINVIGFQWSWGFNYVENVDGDAATPKAGAVPKELASIPDRFTKDFPAGAEGVYQKGVPGDKNPQTGNPGPTLVLPKGEKVRFILSSNDVIHSFWVVPFLFKQDVIPGHTNVFEVTPSEYGTFMGKCAELCGVDHSRMLFNVKVVSPEEYRAYLKDLAEKGQTGYLPAGIQQTDPARNAEVNKL; this is translated from the coding sequence GTGAGTCCCTACGGCTCCGACCGCTCGCCGCGGCGCCCGATGCGGCGGAAGCTGCTGCAGGCGCTGACTGCGGGCGTGGTCCTGGCGACCGCCACTGGTTGCTCGTATACATGGAAAGACTTCCCCCGCCTCGGAATGCCGACTCCGGTAACCGAGGAGGCGCCGCGCATCCTCTCCCTGTGGCAGGGATCCTGGGCGGCCGCGCTGGTCACGGGCATCCTCGTGTGGGGCCTGATCATCTGGAGCGTCATCTTCCACCGGCGCAGCCGGACGAAGATCGAGGTCCCTGCGCAGACCCGGTACAACATGCCCATCGAGGCGCTGTACACCGTGGTCCCGCTCATCATCGTCTCGGTGCTCTTCTACTTCACCGCTCGTGACGAGTCGAAGCTCCTGGCCCTCACCCCGAAGCCGCCGCACACGATCAACGTGATCGGCTTCCAGTGGAGCTGGGGCTTCAACTACGTCGAGAACGTCGACGGCGACGCGGCGACCCCGAAGGCGGGCGCGGTCCCCAAGGAGCTCGCCTCCATCCCGGACCGCTTCACCAAGGACTTCCCGGCGGGCGCCGAAGGCGTCTACCAGAAGGGTGTCCCGGGCGACAAGAACCCCCAGACGGGCAACCCGGGTCCGACCCTGGTCCTCCCCAAGGGCGAGAAGGTCCGTTTCATCCTGTCGTCGAACGACGTGATCCACTCCTTCTGGGTGGTCCCGTTCCTGTTCAAGCAGGACGTCATTCCGGGCCACACGAACGTCTTCGAGGTCACCCCGTCCGAATACGGCACCTTCATGGGCAAGTGCGCCGAGCTCTGCGGCGTTGACCACTCCCGGATGCTCTTCAACGTCAAGGTGGTCTCCCCCGAGGAGTACCGGGCGTACCTGAAGGATCTGGCG